Proteins found in one Thalassophryne amazonica chromosome 1, fThaAma1.1, whole genome shotgun sequence genomic segment:
- the pde7a gene encoding LOW QUALITY PROTEIN: high affinity cAMP-specific 3',5'-cyclic phosphodiesterase 7A (The sequence of the model RefSeq protein was modified relative to this genomic sequence to represent the inferred CDS: deleted 1 base in 1 codon; substituted 1 base at 1 genomic stop codon) codes for MEVCYQLPVLPLDRPVPKHVLSRRGAISFSSSSSLFGAPDPRQLSQRRGAISYDSSDQTALYIRMLGDVRVRSQVGFEPERRSSHPYLCIDFRTLHTRLSCGTVGSAPERRIHRLLSFQRYLHSSRLLRGIPQQIPLHILDEDYTGQAQCMLEKVGNWNFDIFVFDRLTNGNSLVTLTFHLLNQYGLVELFQLDMVKLWRFPRHGTEDYHSDNPYHNAVAAADVTQALYCYLQEPMLSKSLTSYDILLGLLAAATHDLDNPGVHQPCLIKTDHYLATLYRNTSVLENHHWKSAVGLLRETGLFSHLPAEDSLNLERELGSLILATDISRQNEYLSRFRMHLDKDDLCLSSASHRHFILQMALKCADICNPCRPWELSKQWSDRVTEEFFQQGDIEKKHKLEVSPLCDRETNTVGNIHIGKYYWXFIAYMAEPLFAEWARFSDTRLSQTMLGHMGLNKASWGALQQEQTSGSEEVEPSTAEEVEPSAAKAEDAQQGCDTAPANGGTGSKEIPQGIRES; via the exons agacgaGGGGCCATCTCCTATGATAGCTCAGACCAGACGGCACTCTATATTCGTATGCTAG GAGATGTGAGAGTGAGAAGTCAGGTTGGATTTGAACCGGAACGAAGAAGCTCCCACCCGTACTTGTGCATTGACTTCCGAACTCTTCACA CACGGCTGTCCTGTGGCACAGTGGGCTCTGCTCCTGAAAGGAGGATCCACCGGCTGCTCAGCTTTCAGAGGTACTTGCACTCGTCCCGCCTGCTGCGAGGAATTCCCCAGCAGATCCCCCTCCACATTCTCGACGAGGACTACACTGGACAGGCCCAA TGCATGCTGGAAAAAGTTGGGAActggaattttgacatttttgtcTTTGATAGATTGACAAATG GAAACAGCCTCGTCACACTGACCTTCCACCTGCTGAACCAGTACGGCTTGGTGGAGCTCTTCCAACTGGACATGGTGAAACTCTGGAGGTTCCCTCGTCACGGTACAGAGGATTACCACAGCGATAACCCGTACCATAATGCAGTGGCCGCTGCTGATGTCACACAGGCCCTGTACTGCTACCTACAGGAACCTATG CTCTCCAAATCCCTGACTTCCTATGACATCCTGCTGGGACTGTTAGCAGCCGCCACTCATGACCTGGAT AATCCCGGGGTTCATCAGCCTTGTCTCATCAAGACTGACCACTATCTAGCGACACTGTACAGG AATACCTCAGTTCTGGAAAACCACCACTGGAAGTCAGCAGTGGGCTTGCTCAGAGAGACTGGACTGTTCTCTCatctgcctgcagaggacag TCTGAACCTGGAGAGGGAGTTGGGCTCCTTAATTTTGGCTACAGACATCAGCAGGCAGAACGAGTACCTGTCCAGGTTTCGAATGCACCTAGACAAGGACGACTTGTGCTTGAGCAGCGCCAGCCACCGCCACTTCATCCTGCAG ATGGCGCTGAAGTGTGCCGACATCTGTAACCCCTGCAGACCCTGGGAGCTTAGTAAACAGTGGAGCGACAGAGTGACGGAGGAGTTCTTCCAACAAG ggGACATTGAGAAGAAGCACAAACTTGAAGTCAGCCCACTTTGTGACAGAGAGACTAACACGGTTGGCAACATTCACATTGGCAAGTACTACTGGTAATTTATTGC ATACATGGCGGAGCCGCTGTTTGCAGAGTGGGCCCGTTTCTCTGACACGCGTCTGTCCCAGACCATGCTTGGCCACATGGGGCTCAATAAGGCCAGCTGGGGCGCCTTGCAGCAGGAACAAACATCTGGCTCAGAGGAGGTGGAGCCCAGCACAGCCGAGGAGGTGGAGCCCAGTGCAGCCAAGGCTGAAGATGCACAGCAAGGCTGCGACACAGCTCCAGCCAACGGAGGAACAGGCTCCAAAGAAATACCTCAGGGAATCAGAGAGTCCTGA